A window of the Corynebacterium minutissimum genome harbors these coding sequences:
- a CDS encoding alanine/glycine:cation symporter family protein, translating into MSGFIDTLNTVIWSPVLVFLCLGAGIYFTVVTKFLQIRCIPDMIKQLKDGESSESGVSSFQSLMISLAGRVGVGNISGVATAIAFGGPGAVFWMWAVALLGSATSFVECTLAQVYKEKDQDTGEYRGGPAYYIEKAYKHTKAGPFMLVYGCVFAVAMILATSYFLPAIQANGVAAAVDNAWGISVGWSAVVLAGVLAIIIVGGVKRIANFASLVVPFMAGAYILFAIIILFVNFSQIPEVFGMIFKSAFGAEQAFSGLLGSAIMWGVKRGIYSNEAGQGTGPQSAAAAEVSHPAKQGFVQAFAVYIDTLFVCSATAFIIISTDMYKVFENESEDGPVRYAGAIPDDIAVGPGYVQHGLDTLLSGFGPTFIAIAIAFFAFTTVLAYYYMAEVNLTYFNRWIKSKVARRTLVWVLRVLLVGSVVIGATSTPGAAWALGDIGVGATAWLNIIAILFLQIPALKCLKDYSAQKKAGKDPQFDPEALGIKNAEFWVERKLAREEAAQKAIAQDAPLQGK; encoded by the coding sequence ATGTCAGGCTTTATCGACACACTCAACACAGTAATTTGGTCGCCCGTGTTGGTTTTCCTGTGCCTTGGCGCAGGCATCTACTTCACCGTGGTGACCAAGTTTCTCCAAATCCGCTGCATCCCCGACATGATCAAGCAGCTCAAGGACGGCGAAAGCTCTGAATCCGGAGTTTCCTCCTTCCAATCCCTCATGATTTCCCTGGCCGGCCGAGTCGGCGTGGGTAACATCTCCGGTGTCGCCACCGCTATCGCCTTCGGCGGCCCGGGCGCGGTGTTCTGGATGTGGGCTGTGGCGCTGCTGGGCTCTGCGACGTCCTTCGTTGAATGTACGTTGGCGCAGGTCTACAAGGAGAAGGACCAGGACACCGGCGAGTACCGCGGCGGCCCAGCCTACTACATCGAGAAGGCCTACAAGCACACCAAGGCAGGCCCTTTCATGTTGGTCTACGGCTGCGTGTTCGCCGTCGCCATGATTCTGGCCACCAGCTACTTCCTGCCGGCTATTCAGGCCAACGGTGTAGCCGCGGCCGTCGATAATGCATGGGGTATTAGCGTTGGTTGGTCCGCCGTCGTCCTCGCAGGCGTGCTCGCCATCATCATCGTGGGTGGCGTCAAGCGCATCGCCAACTTCGCTTCCCTCGTTGTTCCGTTCATGGCTGGTGCCTACATCCTCTTCGCCATCATCATTCTCTTTGTGAACTTCAGCCAGATCCCCGAGGTCTTCGGCATGATCTTCAAGTCCGCCTTCGGTGCAGAGCAAGCTTTCTCCGGCCTTTTAGGCTCTGCCATCATGTGGGGTGTGAAGCGCGGTATTTACTCCAACGAGGCCGGCCAGGGTACGGGCCCGCAGTCCGCAGCTGCTGCCGAAGTGTCCCACCCGGCGAAGCAGGGCTTCGTTCAGGCCTTCGCGGTGTACATCGATACCCTCTTCGTGTGTTCCGCTACCGCGTTCATCATCATCTCCACTGACATGTACAAGGTCTTTGAGAACGAATCCGAGGACGGTCCGGTGCGCTACGCCGGTGCGATTCCGGACGATATTGCGGTCGGCCCGGGCTATGTTCAGCACGGCCTCGACACTCTGCTCTCTGGTTTCGGTCCAACCTTCATTGCCATTGCTATTGCGTTCTTCGCCTTCACCACGGTGCTGGCTTACTACTACATGGCGGAAGTTAACCTGACCTACTTCAACCGCTGGATCAAGAGCAAGGTCGCCCGTCGAACTCTGGTGTGGGTACTGCGCGTGCTGCTCGTGGGTTCCGTGGTTATCGGCGCTACTTCTACTCCGGGTGCTGCCTGGGCTCTGGGTGACATCGGTGTGGGCGCAACTGCTTGGCTTAACATCATCGCGATTCTCTTCCTGCAAATCCCGGCACTCAAGTGCCTCAAGGACTACAGCGCGCAGAAGAAGGCCGGCAAGGACCCGCAGTTCGACCCCGAAGCACTCGGAATCAAGAACGCCGAGTTCTGGGTAGAGCGCAAGCTCGCTCGCGAGGAGGCCGCGCAGAAGGCCATCGCACAGGACGCCCCGTTGCAGGGTAAGTAA
- a CDS encoding PspC domain-containing protein produces MNNKRLTRSTTDTMIGGVCGGIAETYDLDPTLVRVLFVVATLLGFSGVVLYLILWIVIPIQ; encoded by the coding sequence ATGAATAACAAGCGTCTAACTCGTTCCACTACCGACACGATGATCGGAGGTGTCTGCGGTGGCATCGCAGAAACCTACGACCTTGACCCGACTCTGGTGCGCGTGCTCTTCGTTGTAGCCACGCTCTTGGGCTTCTCCGGGGTCGTGCTCTACCTCATTTTGTGGATTGTTATCCCCATCCAGTAA
- the cmrA gene encoding mycolate reductase (Catalyzes the final step in mycolic acid biosynthesis.) → MAHSPGLPAPTRTSYALLTGASQGIGAAMAKDLAARGYNVILVARRKDVLESIAAELRSRHEVDAIALAADLSEAADVSRVIDFMSGKEISIIVNSAGIASFGKFMDQDWDYETRQFDLNAKAVHRLTRAALDQMLPRRNGAICNVGSAAGNVSIPNNATYVFTKAGVNAFTEALHYELKGTGVSCTLLAPGPVRDAVIPEEEQSIVDKVVPDFLWTTYESCSEETLEAMARNQRRVVPGPLSKAMNALGKIVPTPIAAPLIGSFYSKMA, encoded by the coding sequence ATGGCTCATTCACCCGGACTGCCTGCCCCTACCCGCACGTCCTATGCCCTGCTTACTGGCGCTAGCCAAGGCATCGGTGCCGCAATGGCCAAGGATTTAGCGGCACGCGGCTACAACGTCATTCTTGTTGCCCGCCGCAAGGACGTCTTGGAGTCCATCGCTGCGGAGCTGCGTTCCCGCCACGAGGTCGACGCCATCGCGCTGGCCGCCGACCTCTCCGAGGCTGCCGACGTCTCCCGGGTCATCGACTTCATGTCCGGCAAGGAAATCTCCATCATCGTCAACTCGGCGGGCATCGCCAGCTTTGGCAAGTTCATGGACCAAGACTGGGACTACGAGACGCGCCAATTCGACCTCAATGCAAAAGCCGTGCACCGGTTGACCCGCGCAGCACTTGATCAGATGCTGCCACGACGAAACGGCGCTATCTGCAACGTTGGTTCGGCCGCAGGAAACGTCTCCATTCCCAATAACGCCACCTATGTGTTCACCAAAGCCGGCGTCAATGCTTTCACGGAGGCGCTGCACTACGAGCTGAAGGGCACGGGCGTTAGTTGCACGCTGCTCGCCCCTGGGCCGGTTCGCGACGCCGTCATTCCGGAGGAAGAGCAATCCATCGTGGACAAGGTGGTACCAGACTTCCTGTGGACCACCTACGAGTCCTGTTCGGAGGAGACTCTCGAGGCCATGGCTCGCAACCAGCGCCGAGTAGTTCCTGGACCGCTGTCGAAGGCCATGAATGCACTGGGCAAGATCGTCCCTACGCCGATTGCCGCACCGCTCATCGGCAGCTTCTATTCCAAGATGGCCTAA
- a CDS encoding cytochrome c oxidase assembly protein, translating into MHEEKDNASSQGQHAPVTAVAQSGPRAQSSRLLNLSFVVFAGLVGGIISLFFLADSLAALGIPDPGRITTFGLPFFRAAAWMLMALSIGSFMASAFFIYPAVPGKDNDQLIRAGLTVDGHIAARTGAWAAVGTAGVSLLEVPLVMSDLTGTPIAQVLNPELMGMAVGQIAASQVWLLTAGIAALVSLVGFLARTWAGQVGVFFLSLLLTVPLGLEGHSAAGGDHDYGTNSLLLHLFFIMLWVGGLMGLIAHGRRLGPDMDVAVRRYSSVALFSIVALAATGVVNAFIRVELSDLFSTRYGLLVLSKAVLTVVLAAVGYVHRSITIPQLKSSPRLFIRVSIVEVAIMAATVGVAISMGRTPPPPPRDPNLNAMQILVGYELFDAPTFSNVWTMFRFDLMFGSLGLVLAGFYLYALWRLKRRGLTWSAERTAWFLLGSLGMTLILSNGIGLYMPALYSMHMLVHMILSMAIPLCLVLGAPVTLMMEAFEPGAPGKPTLHDAAVALTKSRTLRFLTHPAVNVLQFLTFLYVLYLFPSFYEVAISEHAGHVIMNWVFLISGYIYYWEVIGPDPLPWRAPTRIRLAILFFSMPLHLFAGVYLMQMQSILGLEFYESLNLPWNPDLVKDQRSGGGISWGFGQFPLVVVFGKLFIDWLREDRAQARRYDAKADVDGDADLESYNAMLKQMSEGDDAGFRPH; encoded by the coding sequence ATGCACGAAGAGAAAGATAACGCCAGCTCACAGGGCCAACACGCGCCTGTGACGGCGGTCGCACAATCAGGTCCACGGGCCCAATCTTCTCGCCTTCTCAATCTTTCTTTTGTCGTTTTTGCGGGTCTTGTCGGCGGAATTATTTCGCTATTTTTCCTCGCGGACTCGCTCGCGGCGTTGGGCATCCCTGACCCAGGCCGCATCACCACCTTCGGCCTTCCCTTCTTCCGTGCAGCCGCGTGGATGTTGATGGCGCTTTCTATTGGCTCGTTCATGGCCAGTGCTTTCTTCATCTACCCGGCGGTCCCGGGAAAGGACAATGATCAGCTCATTCGGGCCGGCCTTACCGTTGACGGCCACATTGCCGCCCGCACCGGCGCCTGGGCTGCCGTCGGCACCGCTGGGGTGTCTTTGCTTGAGGTTCCCCTCGTGATGTCGGACCTGACAGGCACGCCTATTGCCCAGGTGCTCAACCCGGAGTTGATGGGCATGGCGGTGGGGCAGATTGCGGCGTCGCAAGTCTGGCTGCTTACCGCTGGTATTGCCGCTCTTGTGTCCCTCGTCGGCTTCCTTGCCCGCACATGGGCGGGGCAGGTAGGCGTGTTCTTCCTGTCGTTGCTCCTTACTGTTCCGCTCGGGTTGGAAGGCCACTCCGCGGCCGGCGGTGACCACGACTATGGCACGAATTCACTGCTTCTCCACCTCTTCTTCATTATGTTGTGGGTCGGTGGGCTCATGGGACTTATTGCCCACGGCCGCCGCCTCGGTCCCGACATGGATGTGGCAGTGCGCCGCTACTCCTCTGTGGCGCTGTTTTCCATCGTGGCCCTTGCCGCGACAGGAGTGGTCAATGCCTTCATTCGCGTTGAGCTGAGCGATCTTTTCTCCACGCGCTACGGCCTGCTGGTGTTGAGCAAAGCTGTGCTCACCGTGGTGCTTGCGGCGGTCGGTTACGTGCATCGCAGCATCACCATTCCGCAGCTTAAGAGTTCCCCGCGCCTGTTCATTCGGGTGTCCATCGTGGAGGTCGCCATCATGGCCGCCACCGTGGGCGTGGCCATTTCCATGGGCCGCACCCCGCCACCGCCTCCACGTGACCCGAATTTGAATGCCATGCAGATTCTGGTGGGCTATGAGCTTTTCGACGCCCCCACTTTCTCCAACGTGTGGACCATGTTCCGCTTTGACCTCATGTTTGGCTCACTGGGTCTCGTCCTCGCGGGCTTTTACCTTTATGCGCTGTGGCGTCTCAAACGCCGCGGCCTCACGTGGTCGGCCGAGCGGACCGCCTGGTTCCTGTTGGGTTCGCTGGGGATGACGCTCATCCTGAGCAACGGCATTGGCCTGTACATGCCTGCGCTGTATTCCATGCACATGCTCGTGCACATGATCCTTTCCATGGCCATCCCATTGTGCCTAGTCCTGGGCGCACCGGTGACGCTCATGATGGAGGCTTTTGAGCCGGGGGCGCCTGGCAAGCCAACGCTTCACGACGCCGCTGTAGCCCTCACCAAGTCCCGTACCCTGCGTTTTCTCACGCACCCAGCAGTCAATGTTCTGCAGTTCCTGACGTTCCTCTACGTGCTCTACCTTTTCCCGAGCTTCTATGAGGTTGCCATCTCAGAACATGCCGGGCACGTCATCATGAACTGGGTCTTTCTGATTTCCGGCTACATCTACTACTGGGAGGTTATCGGCCCCGACCCACTGCCGTGGCGCGCGCCGACGAGGATTCGTCTGGCCATCCTTTTCTTCTCGATGCCGCTGCACCTTTTTGCCGGTGTCTACCTCATGCAGATGCAGTCCATCCTGGGCTTGGAGTTCTATGAGTCGTTGAACCTGCCGTGGAACCCGGACCTTGTCAAGGATCAGCGCTCCGGTGGCGGTATTTCATGGGGCTTCGGCCAGTTCCCGCTGGTGGTGGTGTTTGGCAAGCTGTTTATCGACTGGCTCCGTGAGGACCGTGCCCAGGCCCGCCGATATGATGCGAAGGCCGACGTCGATGGCGATGCTGACCTGGAGAGCTACAATGCCATGCTCAAGCAGATGAGCGAAGGGGATGACGCGGGTTTCCGCCCGCACTAA
- a CDS encoding LysR family transcriptional regulator: MDSRQLHHFRTIVDHGSFTQAAETLRLTQPSLSLTVRRLEEDLNVKLLSRGRSGVKTTEAGEFLYGVATSIDTLLTTATTRLAEIAAGNAGSVTLCSAPEFNWLFMPTVLRRMRERAPQVNVSLSDVEPTETLKRVLEGTAEIGIIPSTNPQRFQHIYGEQLTINRAADMEFLVALPQRLSHLPDPVRLSALTTETWLLPQRWTELSGLPELLDHLWSTAPECKPATVQEVSTLQTGLPLVAGDYGISLMPHTAQALGQRGVHFRRIEEHLPSMQALLIHRADRALTPAAQTLLDVLLDTSSELPPAS, from the coding sequence ATGGACTCTCGTCAGCTTCACCATTTTCGCACCATCGTGGACCATGGATCGTTCACGCAGGCTGCGGAGACGCTGCGGCTTACGCAGCCGTCCTTGAGTCTGACCGTTCGCAGGCTCGAGGAAGACCTTAATGTCAAATTACTTTCCCGTGGTCGCAGTGGTGTTAAGACTACGGAGGCTGGTGAGTTCCTCTATGGAGTCGCTACCTCGATCGACACGCTACTGACCACAGCCACCACGCGGCTAGCGGAAATTGCAGCGGGAAACGCAGGTTCAGTGACCTTGTGCTCAGCGCCCGAGTTTAACTGGTTGTTTATGCCCACGGTATTGCGGCGTATGCGCGAGCGCGCGCCGCAAGTCAACGTGTCCTTAAGTGACGTGGAGCCCACCGAGACACTCAAGCGCGTGCTGGAGGGTACCGCAGAGATTGGCATCATCCCCAGCACCAATCCACAACGCTTCCAGCACATTTACGGCGAGCAGCTGACGATTAACCGCGCGGCGGATATGGAATTCCTCGTAGCTCTCCCCCAGCGCTTGTCCCACCTGCCGGACCCGGTGCGCTTGTCTGCGCTAACGACAGAAACGTGGCTTCTGCCGCAGCGTTGGACGGAGCTGAGCGGGCTGCCGGAGCTGCTAGACCACCTGTGGTCCACTGCCCCTGAGTGCAAGCCTGCCACCGTGCAAGAGGTCTCGACTCTGCAGACGGGCCTGCCGCTCGTGGCGGGCGACTACGGCATCAGCCTCATGCCCCACACCGCCCAGGCTTTGGGCCAGCGGGGAGTGCACTTCCGGCGCATCGAGGAGCACCTGCCGTCGATGCAGGCCCTGCTCATCCACCGCGCAGACCGGGCGCTGACCCCGGCGGCGCAGACGCTTCTCGACGTCCTCCTGGACACCTCCTCCGAGCTTCCCCCAGCGAGCTAG